The Apium graveolens cultivar Ventura chromosome 6, ASM990537v1, whole genome shotgun sequence genome contains a region encoding:
- the LOC141665369 gene encoding uncharacterized protein LOC141665369 translates to MDTRERKLENTHSPLYGFTGNEVKVVKTIDLPVLFGTMPCQVWKIVKFHVISANSSHNAILGRTTISALEAITSIPHLKMKFPTEFGEGEMCGDQAVSRQCYFTTVVPKKQDCDSQTVNEVVQIDPDNIIDIPREPSFSPVGETFEVPTVEGSPDKTVKVGKDLDIETKEELTKLLKEFADIFAWSPSDMPGIPVDVARHSLHVDRLKNPVKQKRRTFSEEKRRAIEEELDRLLLAHFIEPVKFPTWIANVVLVKKVMGNGECVLIIQTLTEHV, encoded by the coding sequence ATGGATACAAGGGAAAGGAAATTAGAAAATACCCATTCGCCTCTTTATGGCTTCACGGGTAATGAGGTAAAGGTTGTTAAAACAATTGATCTCCCGGTTCTTTTCGGCACAATGCCTTGTCAAGTATGGAAGATAGTTAAATTTCATGTAATCAGTGCAAACTCAAGTCACAATGCCATCCTAGGTCGAACGACCATTTCGGCACTGGAAGCCATCACGTCAATACCCCATTTGAAGATGAAATTCCCAACTGAGTTTGGAGAAGGGGAGATGTGCGGTGATCAAGCGGTCTCGAGACAATGCTACTTTACCACCGTGGTCCCCAAGAAGCAAGATTGTGATTCTCAAACGGTCAACGAGGTTGTCCAGATAGACCCTGATAACATCATCGATATCCCGAGGGAGCCCTCGTTTTCCCCCGTTGGTGAGACTTTCGAGGTACCGACAGTGGAAGGTTCGCCGGATAAAACAGTAAAAGTGGGAAAAGATCTAGACATCGAGACAAAAGAAGAATTAACAAAGTTGCTTAAGGAATTTGCAGATATATTCGCATGGTCACCTTCTGACATGCCGGGAATTCCCGTCGATGTAGCGAGACACTCTCTACATGTCGACCGCCTGAAAAACCCAGTCAAACAAAAGAGGCGCACGTTCTCAGAAGAAAAACGACGAGCTATAGAGGAGGAGCTTGATCGACTCTTACTTGCCCATTTCATCGAGCCGGTAAAATTCCCGACATGGATTGCTAATGTTGTTCTTGTGAAAAAAGTAATGGGAAATGGCGAATGTGTGTTGATTATTCAGACCTTAACAGAGCATGTCTGA
- the LOC141666559 gene encoding scarecrow-like protein 22, with protein sequence MRGIGYNLQEIVDNNKGSSFEANCKKEAILTSIHEPLFGLDTKRSPSPSTSTSTLSSSFGGGGGNASSGGGGSGPNNSSSLVFISEETMNHKWQVSVPENEQENCGMKDEWAAELHPISGAGNPQRFGLGNGLEDWESLFSDSASHDQLRWISGDVGETSLSLKQLLQGESNKETEDTSGVQPWGNVVSNFNSSLGASNSVLTSALAPNSRVLNYTPNPQNPNSALPTNHQFLSQNMNNIDMSSVLLLANNNSQKDQHQIEPQPKRHNLGIPNSNTGATRTPFVDGFLQSMKQPQMGFANQFNLLPPHQLLQKPFITPKQELIGGVREQISAASHLHQQQQQVIYDQLYKATELILSGNFSHAQAILARLNHQLSLNIKPFQRAAFYFKEALQTSLLEISDPVSTISSRIPTPVDGMFKIGAYKVLSEVSPLIQFMNFTSNQALLEALGNADNIHIIDFDIGFGAQWSSFLQELPRTDRSPPSLKITAFASPTTHHPIELGLMHENLTQFATDIGVSFELEIVNFDSFDPNSYSISLENEAVAVNFPIWSASNHLPALPSLLSFIKRLSPKLMVSMDRGCERVDLPCPQHLLHTLQYFEILFNSLDAANITSDTVSKMERFLFQPNIRSMVSGRLHYPEQMLPWKSFFSSMGFSPVAFSNFAETQAECLVKRTQVRGFHMEKHQASLVLCWQNRELMSVSAWRC encoded by the coding sequence ATGAGAGGAATAGGATACAACTTACAAGAAATAGTAGATAATAATAAAGGTTCAAGCTTTGAAGCAAATTGCAAGAAAGAAGCAATTTTGACTAGCATTCATGAACCCCTCTTTGGTTTGGACACTAAAAGGAGTCCTAGCCCTTCCACCTCCACCTCCACTCTCTCGTCTTCTTTCGGAGGGGGTGGTGGCAACGCCAGCTCTGGTGGTGGTGGTAGTGGTCCTAACAACTCCTCCAGCTTGGTGTTCATTTCTGAGGAGACTATGAACCACAAATGGCAAGTTTCTGTACCGGAAAATGAGCAAGAAAATTGTGGCATGAAAGATGAGTGGGCGGCGGAGCTGCATCCCATTTCTGGAGCTGGAAATCCTCAAAGGTTTGGTCTTGGAAATGGATTGGAAGATTGGGAAAGTTTGTTTTCGGATTCGGCATCACATGACCAGCTCAGATGGATTTCTGGAGATGTTGGTGAGACTTCCTTGAGCTTGAAACAGCTTCTGCAAGGCGAAAGCAATAAAGAAACCGAAGACACCTCTGGTGTTCAGCCTTGGGGTAATGTGGTATCTAATTTCAATTCAAGTTTAGGGGCTTCAAATTCTGTTCTGACTTCAGCTTTAGCTCCAAATTCCAGGGTTTTGAATTACACCCCTAATCCACAAAACCCCAATTCTGCTTTGCCCACGAATCATCAGTTTTTAAGCCAGAATATGAACAATATTGACATGTCATCTGTATTATTACTAGCTAATAATAATAGCCAAAAAGACCAGCATCAAATTGAGCCTCAACCGAAAAGGCACAACCTTGGCATACCAAACAGCAATACTGGTGCCACTAGAACTCCGTTTGTTGATGGGTTTCTACAGTCAATGAAACAGCCTCAAATGGGTTTCGCTAACCAGTTCAATTTGCTACCTCCACATCAGCTTCTACAGAAACCATTTATTACTCCAAAGCAGGAGTTAATAGGTGGCGTTCGCGAGCAAATTTCAGCTGCAAGCCACCTCCATCAGCAGCAGCAACAGGTAATATATGACCAGCTTTATAAGGCAACAGAGTTAATATTGTCTGGGAATTTCTCACACGCGCAAGCGATATTGGCGCGGCTCAATCACCAGCTTTCTCTTAATATAAAGCCTTTCCAAAGGGCTGCTTTTTATTTCAAGGAAGCTTTGCAAACTTCCCTCCTTGAAATATCTGATCCGGTATCCACTATTTCATCAAGAATTCCTACACCAGTCGATGGTATGTTTAAGATAGGTGCttataaagtgctttcagaagttTCACCATTGATTCAATTTATGAATTTTACATCAAACCAGGCTCTTCTTGAAGCACTTGGCAATGCAGATAACATTCATATCATAGACTTTGATATTGGGTTTGGTGCACAATGGTCTTCTTTCTTGCAGGAGCTTCCAAGGACGGACAGAAGTCCTCCCTCATTAAAAATTACTGCTTTTGCCTCCCCCACAACCCACCATCCTATTGAGTTGGGTCTTATGCACGAAAATCTGACACAATTTGCTACTGATATTGGTGTTTCTTTTGAACTTGAAATAGTGAATTTTGACTCGTTTGACCCAAATTCTTACTCGATTTCACTGGAAAATGAAGCAGTTGCTGTGAATTTTCCTATCTGGTCTGCTTCAAATCACCTGCCCGCCCTTCCCTCTCTCCTGTCCTTTATAAAGCGGCTCTCTCCAAAATTAATGGTATCCATGGACCGTGGATGTGAACGAGTTGATCTCCCCTGCCCACAACACCTCCTTCATACCCTTCAATACTTCGAGATTCTCTTCAATTCGCTGGATGCTGCTAATATAACTTCTGATACTGTCAGCAAAATGGAGAGGTTTCTTTTTCAGCCGAACATCAGAAGTATGGTTTCAGGGCGCCTCCACTATCCCGAACAGATGCTTCCTTGGAAATCATTTTTTTCCTCGATGGGTTTCTCACCAGTGGCATTTAGTAACTTTGCTGAAACTCAGGCTGAATGTTTGGTGAAGAGAACCCAGGTTAGGGGATTTCATATGGAGAAGCACCAGGCATCACTTGTGTTGTGCTGGCAGAACCGTGAGCTCATGTCAGTTTCAGCTTGGAGGTGCTGA